Proteins from a single region of Catenulispora acidiphila DSM 44928:
- a CDS encoding transaldolase family protein, which yields MTATDGRLGQLASRIDGIWADGLARDRIRERGLASLVARRSVTGAVLGAAGLLPALKAGAYREQIAGLAGHEPAEIVLDLLATDAQEACDVVLPAFTAGPGQTGMVAVELDYGTAAETGAETEAGTAADTGADAEADTEADTETAAHHIGQTVRRFTTAVARPNLLVTIPATPAGLTAATAALADGISILIGPVADPAAHGAAVEAYVAGLDKARAAGHDLSKLPGAIGFALSHTDTEVDKRLWAIATDRSASFRGRTAVALARTTFAAHEETLRAERWKPLAAAGARPPLLLWSATRARDPYYSETLYVDTLVAPGVATAMTEATMGIVAESDPITDDTLHGAHLKNAEQTLADLRDVGIDFDDVATALRTAAARRSRIAWHAVRDAAATALHQTAGV from the coding sequence GTGACCGCGACGGACGGACGCCTGGGGCAGCTCGCCTCCCGGATCGACGGCATCTGGGCCGACGGCTTGGCCCGCGACCGGATCCGCGAGCGCGGCCTGGCCTCCCTGGTCGCGCGCCGCTCGGTCACCGGCGCGGTCCTCGGCGCGGCCGGCCTGCTGCCGGCGCTGAAAGCGGGAGCCTACCGGGAGCAGATCGCCGGCCTGGCCGGGCACGAGCCCGCCGAGATCGTCCTGGACCTGCTCGCCACCGACGCCCAAGAAGCCTGCGACGTCGTGCTGCCGGCGTTCACCGCCGGGCCCGGACAGACCGGCATGGTCGCGGTCGAGCTGGATTACGGGACGGCGGCGGAGACCGGAGCCGAGACGGAAGCCGGCACCGCAGCCGACACCGGAGCGGACGCTGAAGCCGATACCGAAGCCGACACCGAGACCGCCGCGCACCACATCGGCCAGACCGTCCGCCGGTTCACCACCGCGGTCGCCCGCCCCAACCTCCTGGTGACGATCCCCGCGACCCCCGCGGGCCTGACCGCGGCCACCGCGGCGCTCGCCGACGGAATCAGCATCCTGATCGGCCCGGTCGCCGACCCGGCCGCCCACGGCGCGGCCGTCGAGGCGTACGTGGCCGGACTGGACAAGGCGCGCGCAGCCGGACACGACCTGAGCAAGCTCCCCGGCGCGATCGGCTTCGCCCTGAGCCACACCGACACCGAAGTCGACAAACGCCTCTGGGCCATCGCCACCGACCGCTCGGCCTCCTTCCGCGGCCGCACCGCAGTGGCCCTGGCCCGCACCACCTTCGCAGCCCACGAAGAAACCCTCCGCGCCGAGCGCTGGAAACCGCTGGCAGCCGCCGGCGCCCGCCCGCCACTCCTGCTGTGGTCAGCCACCCGAGCCCGCGACCCCTACTACTCCGAGACTCTCTACGTCGACACCCTGGTAGCCCCCGGCGTCGCCACCGCGATGACCGAAGCCACGATGGGCATCGTCGCCGAATCCGACCCCATCACCGACGACACCCTGCACGGCGCACACCTGAAGAACGCCGAGCAAACCCTCGCCGACCTCCGCGACGTCGGCATCGACTTCGACGACGTCGCCACCGCCCTGCGCACCGCAGCCGCACGCCGCTCCCGCATCGCCTGGCACGCGGTACGAGACGCGGCCGCCACCGCGCTGCACCAGACCGCCGGAGTCTGA
- a CDS encoding PPOX class F420-dependent oxidoreductase produces MGVTVFTEEELEYLASQRLGRLATMQNNGSLQNNPVVYWYNAELQTIDIGGRAMATTQKFRNVRANGKASFVVDDIVSRRPWRVRGIEIRGLAEALVDQPVPPDLEFLSPELIRIHPARLFTWGIDEEHLAMVRRSVEAGAGAR; encoded by the coding sequence ATGGGCGTCACCGTCTTCACCGAAGAGGAACTGGAATACCTGGCCTCGCAGCGCCTCGGCCGCCTGGCCACGATGCAGAACAACGGCTCGCTGCAGAACAACCCGGTCGTCTACTGGTACAACGCCGAGCTGCAGACCATCGACATCGGCGGCCGCGCGATGGCCACCACCCAGAAGTTCCGCAACGTCCGGGCCAACGGCAAGGCCTCCTTCGTCGTGGACGACATCGTCTCCCGGCGGCCCTGGCGGGTGCGCGGCATCGAGATCCGCGGCCTGGCCGAGGCCCTGGTGGACCAGCCGGTCCCGCCGGATCTGGAGTTCCTCAGCCCCGAGCTGATCCGCATCCACCCGGCGCGCCTGTTCACCTGGGGCATCGACGAGGAGCACCTGGCGATGGTCCGGCGCAGCGTCGAAGCCGGAGCGGGGGCCCGGTGA
- a CDS encoding DUF6081 family protein, protein MAFSSAAEAADPIAASWRVVFRDDFRAGSALAPGSWRLRPAGAGLPDGDGVVSTGSAGLVVVPAHTDPDTGEPAFSPTDGPLGEMDHLRWAAFADVPPPDAAGRTEVSATISAQGFGLDRHPYGDSVPDPHRELKCGAAVLICVDRPTGIVLDFIVTDRCVFAVYERLAFPGTDWAGFSYAVPVLDREPGDHHDLAILYDAPAGTARWSVGGEQVLAVDELGLRLPGEQAARFAKRDNGLRAQIAVPAQFSFGLGVFTDQVWGQGVRLAVQQFTIRQATTG, encoded by the coding sequence ATGGCCTTTAGCAGCGCGGCCGAAGCCGCCGACCCGATCGCCGCGTCCTGGCGCGTGGTGTTCCGGGACGATTTCCGAGCCGGTTCTGCCCTCGCCCCGGGGTCCTGGCGGCTGCGGCCGGCCGGTGCCGGGCTCCCCGACGGCGACGGCGTCGTGAGCACGGGGTCCGCAGGGCTCGTGGTCGTGCCCGCGCACACCGACCCGGACACCGGCGAGCCGGCCTTCAGCCCGACCGACGGCCCGCTCGGCGAGATGGACCACCTGCGCTGGGCGGCCTTCGCCGACGTCCCGCCGCCGGACGCGGCCGGCCGGACCGAGGTGTCGGCGACGATCTCGGCCCAGGGCTTCGGCCTGGACCGGCATCCGTACGGCGATTCCGTGCCGGACCCGCACCGCGAGCTCAAATGCGGCGCGGCCGTGCTGATCTGCGTGGACCGGCCGACCGGGATCGTGCTCGACTTCATCGTCACCGACCGCTGCGTCTTCGCGGTCTATGAGCGCCTGGCGTTCCCAGGTACGGACTGGGCCGGATTCTCTTACGCCGTACCGGTTCTGGATCGCGAGCCCGGCGACCATCACGACCTCGCGATCCTCTACGACGCCCCGGCCGGCACCGCGCGCTGGTCCGTCGGCGGCGAGCAGGTCCTGGCCGTGGACGAGCTCGGGCTGCGGCTGCCGGGAGAGCAGGCCGCACGGTTCGCCAAGCGTGACAACGGGCTCCGTGCCCAGATCGCGGTGCCCGCTCAGTTCTCCTTCGGCCTGGGCGTTTTCACCGACCAGGTGTGGGGGCAGGGCGTCCGGCTCGCAGTGCAGCAGTTCACCATTCGCCAAGCCACCACCGGATAG
- a CDS encoding NmrA/HSCARG family protein, with protein sequence MTVRHADKTRHEILVLGATGKQGGSTARQLLKRGWQVRAFVRDPAKAQAVDLAGLGATLYVGDLDDADSIHRAMYGVYGVFSVQTPLGPAGVPGEERHGKLVADIAAHNGGVRHYVHSSVGGATRPEGLHWREAKLRVEERVLEHGLPATFLRPAYFMENLNTDMYPPILEDGGLVYRRGLADGVKLQMIAAADIGVFAAQVFDEGPEDAVGHHLELAGDELTGAEIAEAFARHTGLSARYEAIAPDDLVNQSHWQVEAYGWLNRIGYSADIPALRERFPELSTLDSWLARTAWKPGAPAAAPAAAPAAASSPQA encoded by the coding sequence ATGACGGTCCGGCATGCCGACAAGACGCGGCACGAGATCCTGGTGCTCGGCGCGACCGGGAAACAGGGCGGATCCACCGCCCGGCAGCTGCTCAAGCGGGGGTGGCAGGTCCGCGCCTTCGTCCGGGATCCGGCCAAGGCGCAAGCGGTGGACCTGGCCGGGCTGGGCGCGACGCTGTACGTCGGCGACCTCGACGACGCCGACAGCATCCACCGCGCGATGTACGGGGTCTACGGCGTGTTCAGCGTGCAGACGCCGCTCGGCCCGGCCGGAGTGCCCGGCGAGGAACGGCACGGCAAGCTCGTCGCCGACATCGCCGCGCACAACGGCGGCGTACGCCACTACGTCCACAGCTCGGTCGGCGGCGCCACGCGGCCCGAGGGTCTGCACTGGCGCGAGGCGAAGCTCCGGGTCGAGGAACGCGTGCTGGAGCACGGGCTTCCGGCCACGTTCCTTCGTCCGGCGTACTTCATGGAGAACCTGAACACCGACATGTATCCGCCGATCCTGGAGGACGGCGGGCTGGTCTACCGGCGAGGGCTGGCGGACGGCGTGAAGCTCCAGATGATCGCCGCGGCCGACATCGGCGTGTTCGCCGCGCAGGTCTTCGACGAAGGGCCCGAAGACGCCGTCGGGCACCATCTGGAGCTGGCCGGCGACGAGCTGACCGGCGCGGAGATCGCCGAGGCCTTCGCCCGGCACACCGGACTGAGCGCCCGGTACGAGGCCATCGCGCCGGACGACCTGGTCAACCAGAGCCACTGGCAGGTCGAGGCATACGGCTGGCTCAACCGCATCGGATACAGCGCGGACATCCCGGCGCTGCGCGAGCGGTTCCCGGAGCTGTCGACGCTGGACAGCTGGCTTGCCCGGACCGCCTGGAAGCCCGGCGCCCCGGCCGCTGCCCCAGCCGCTGCCCCGGCTGCCGCCTCCAGCCCGCAAGCCTGA
- a CDS encoding DUF6081 family protein produces the protein MSQHDPTGLEAARTASPVFHDDFHKGFAAAGPGALWQVRPAAGLPAGDGAVLVSPLGLHVAPPHTDPATGEPRFADAGDQPVHVRWAALAARTSKADFPGFDAVPGTWLVLETQMSVTPFGLERIGAAADDPAVAAAALITTDRETGMVFDFMVTGGRVFAVYERLGAPDAPHAAFTYTVPVAVTQPGRSHTCVVAYDASAGTVRWILNGSNVLTVDRIGERMPDDSALTRDNGRPAAVCTPRQLAVGLGMFAEKSLGQGVRLVVRRVTVRRG, from the coding sequence ATGTCCCAGCACGATCCGACCGGGCTGGAGGCGGCGCGGACCGCTTCACCGGTGTTCCACGACGACTTCCACAAAGGCTTCGCCGCCGCGGGTCCCGGCGCGCTCTGGCAGGTCCGGCCGGCTGCCGGTCTGCCCGCCGGCGACGGAGCCGTTCTCGTCTCCCCCCTCGGGCTGCACGTCGCGCCGCCGCACACCGATCCGGCGACCGGCGAGCCCCGGTTCGCCGACGCCGGGGACCAGCCGGTGCACGTGCGCTGGGCGGCGTTGGCGGCGCGCACCTCGAAGGCGGACTTCCCCGGTTTCGACGCCGTCCCGGGCACCTGGCTGGTGCTGGAGACCCAGATGTCGGTGACGCCCTTCGGCCTGGAGCGGATCGGCGCGGCCGCCGACGACCCCGCGGTCGCCGCCGCCGCGCTGATCACCACGGACCGGGAGACCGGCATGGTGTTCGACTTCATGGTCACCGGCGGCCGGGTGTTCGCCGTCTACGAACGCCTCGGCGCCCCGGACGCGCCGCACGCGGCGTTCACCTACACGGTTCCGGTCGCCGTCACCCAGCCGGGGCGCTCCCATACCTGTGTCGTCGCCTACGACGCGAGCGCCGGCACCGTAAGGTGGATCCTGAACGGAAGCAATGTACTGACAGTCGACCGCATCGGCGAACGGATGCCGGACGACAGCGCCCTGACCCGCGACAACGGCCGGCCGGCCGCGGTGTGCACCCCGCGTCAGCTGGCCGTGGGGCTGGGGATGTTCGCCGAGAAGTCGCTGGGGCAGGGCGTGCGCCTCGTGGTGCGCCGGGTGACGGTGCGGCGGGGCTGA
- a CDS encoding PPOX class F420-dependent oxidoreductase: protein MPDTEPFTESQLAYLATQRLGRLATIRPDGSPQNSPVGFRVNTRLGTIDIGGMNMTASKKFRNVRLNDRVSLVIDDIASANPWRVRACEIRGRAEALEDPEFPAIGGPIIRIHPTRIVSWGL, encoded by the coding sequence ATGCCGGACACCGAGCCTTTCACCGAGAGCCAGCTGGCCTACCTCGCGACCCAGCGGCTGGGCCGGTTGGCCACCATCCGCCCGGACGGCTCGCCGCAGAACAGCCCGGTCGGCTTCCGGGTCAACACCCGGCTGGGCACGATCGACATCGGCGGCATGAACATGACCGCCAGCAAGAAGTTCCGCAACGTGCGCCTCAACGACCGGGTGTCGCTGGTGATCGACGACATCGCCTCGGCCAACCCCTGGCGGGTGCGCGCCTGCGAGATCCGGGGCCGCGCCGAGGCGCTGGAGGACCCGGAGTTCCCGGCGATCGGCGGCCCGATCATCCGGATCCACCCCACGCGGATCGTCAGCTGGGGTCTGTGA
- a CDS encoding beta-ketoacyl-[acyl-carrier-protein] synthase family protein: protein MTRRAVITGIGVRAPGSPGVKEFWDLLSGGRTATRRITFFDPAPYRSQVAGECDFDPAAEGLSPRQVRRLDRAAQLAVVCAEAALQDSGLDRADLVPERTGVVLGSAVGAASSLEREYLVLSDSGRSWVPDLGHLTPHMADYLTPSAMAAETAWTVGAEGPALLVSDGCTSGLDSVGHAADLIAEGTCEVVITGAADAPVSPIVVACFDAIRATTSRNGEPDTASRPFDRTRDGFVLAEGAAVFVLEEYEHARARGATVYGEIAGFATRCNAYHMTGLRPDGREMAEAIRQALAEARTGGGEIDYINAHGSGTKQNDRHETAAFKRSLGEHAYATPVSSIKSMIGHSLGAIGSLEIAASLLAMRHDLVPPTANLHEADPECDLDYVPVVARERRLDTVLSVGSGFGGFQSAMVLKSVPEAA from the coding sequence ATGACACGACGAGCCGTCATCACCGGAATCGGGGTGCGCGCGCCGGGCAGTCCCGGCGTGAAGGAGTTCTGGGATCTCCTGTCCGGCGGGCGTACCGCCACCCGGCGCATCACCTTCTTCGACCCCGCGCCCTACCGGTCCCAGGTGGCCGGGGAGTGCGACTTCGACCCGGCCGCCGAAGGGCTCAGCCCGCGGCAGGTACGGCGTCTGGACCGGGCCGCGCAATTGGCCGTGGTCTGCGCCGAGGCGGCGTTGCAGGACAGCGGCTTGGACCGTGCGGACCTCGTCCCCGAGCGCACCGGCGTGGTCCTGGGCAGCGCGGTCGGCGCGGCCAGCAGTCTGGAACGCGAGTACCTGGTGCTCTCGGACAGCGGCCGCAGCTGGGTCCCGGATCTGGGGCACCTGACGCCGCACATGGCCGACTACCTGACGCCCAGCGCGATGGCCGCCGAGACGGCCTGGACGGTCGGCGCCGAGGGCCCGGCGCTGCTGGTCTCCGACGGCTGCACCTCGGGCCTGGACTCGGTCGGGCACGCCGCCGACCTGATCGCCGAGGGGACCTGCGAGGTGGTGATCACCGGCGCGGCCGACGCCCCGGTCTCGCCGATCGTCGTGGCCTGCTTCGACGCGATCCGGGCCACCACCTCGCGCAACGGCGAGCCGGACACCGCCAGCCGGCCGTTCGACCGCACCCGTGACGGCTTCGTACTGGCCGAGGGCGCGGCGGTGTTCGTGCTGGAGGAGTACGAACACGCCCGGGCCCGCGGCGCGACCGTCTACGGCGAGATCGCCGGCTTCGCGACCCGCTGCAACGCCTACCACATGACCGGTCTGCGGCCCGACGGCCGGGAGATGGCCGAGGCGATCCGGCAGGCGCTGGCCGAGGCCCGGACCGGGGGCGGCGAGATCGACTACATCAACGCGCACGGCTCGGGCACCAAGCAGAACGACCGCCACGAGACCGCGGCGTTCAAGCGGAGTCTGGGCGAGCACGCCTACGCCACCCCGGTCAGCTCCATCAAGTCGATGATCGGGCACTCCCTGGGCGCGATCGGCTCGCTGGAGATCGCCGCCTCGCTGCTGGCGATGCGGCACGACCTGGTACCGCCGACGGCGAACCTGCACGAGGCCGACCCCGAGTGCGACCTGGACTACGTGCCGGTCGTGGCGCGGGAGCGGCGACTGGACACGGTGCTGTCGGTGGGCAGCGGCTTCGGCGGGTTCCAGAGCGCGATGGTGCTCAAGAGCGTGCCCGAGGCGGCGTGA
- a CDS encoding beta-ketoacyl synthase N-terminal-like domain-containing protein has protein sequence MSTLMNAGATTADAADAFLDAAAGAPRTAHPVITGIGIAAPTGLDLAAHWTATVEGRSGIVELEGLQDSAYPSLLAGTVAGFDDARRVPSRLLPQTDRVTRLALHAAQQALLDAGADTTAASDEEFRMGVVLSNGQGGFEFTHREFRKLWSKGPGFVSVYESFAWFYACNTGQISIRHALRGPSAALVADQAGGLDAIGYARRGVRRGTSLVLTGGLDSALDPWGFASQHAPGDTARGVGAAYLPFSPRARGHVPGEGGAVLVLEDAESAAARGAKQVYGAVSGYRASFDPAPGSDRPPTLERAIRGALADAGLEPCEVDAVFADGAGNPAADASEAAALAAVFGPHGVPVTVPKTLTGRLCAGGGPLDVATALLAIRAGLIPPSGPTDAPDRQYRLDLVRQARPARLRNVLILARGRGGFNSALVLSAPPTALSHH, from the coding sequence ATGAGTACCCTGATGAACGCCGGCGCCACCACCGCCGATGCCGCCGACGCCTTTCTGGACGCCGCGGCCGGCGCGCCCCGTACGGCCCATCCGGTGATCACCGGCATCGGGATCGCCGCGCCGACCGGCCTGGACCTGGCGGCGCACTGGACGGCCACGGTCGAGGGCCGCAGCGGGATCGTGGAGTTGGAAGGCCTTCAGGACAGCGCCTATCCGAGCCTGCTGGCCGGGACGGTCGCAGGGTTCGATGACGCCCGGCGGGTCCCGTCACGGCTGCTGCCGCAGACCGACCGCGTGACCCGGCTGGCGCTGCACGCCGCGCAGCAGGCGCTCCTGGACGCCGGTGCCGATACGACGGCGGCTTCCGACGAGGAATTCCGCATGGGCGTCGTGCTGTCCAACGGCCAGGGCGGCTTCGAGTTCACGCACCGGGAGTTCCGCAAGCTGTGGTCCAAGGGCCCTGGTTTCGTCAGCGTGTACGAGTCCTTCGCCTGGTTCTACGCGTGCAACACCGGCCAGATCTCGATCCGGCACGCGCTGCGCGGGCCCAGCGCCGCCCTGGTCGCCGACCAGGCCGGCGGGCTGGACGCGATCGGCTACGCGCGGCGCGGTGTGCGGCGGGGCACCTCGCTGGTGCTGACCGGCGGGCTGGACTCGGCGCTGGACCCGTGGGGGTTCGCCAGCCAGCACGCGCCGGGCGACACCGCTCGGGGCGTCGGCGCGGCGTACCTGCCGTTCTCGCCGCGGGCCCGCGGGCACGTGCCGGGCGAGGGCGGGGCCGTCCTGGTACTGGAGGACGCCGAGTCCGCCGCCGCGCGCGGCGCCAAGCAGGTCTACGGCGCGGTCTCCGGGTACCGCGCGAGTTTCGATCCGGCGCCGGGATCGGACCGGCCGCCGACGTTGGAGCGCGCGATCCGCGGCGCTCTGGCCGACGCCGGGCTGGAGCCGTGCGAGGTGGACGCGGTGTTCGCCGACGGCGCCGGAAACCCGGCGGCTGACGCGTCCGAGGCCGCGGCGCTGGCCGCGGTGTTCGGGCCGCACGGCGTGCCGGTGACCGTGCCCAAGACGCTGACCGGCCGGCTGTGCGCCGGCGGCGGTCCGCTGGACGTGGCCACCGCGCTGCTGGCGATCCGGGCCGGCCTGATCCCGCCGTCCGGTCCCACCGACGCCCCTGATCGGCAGTACCGGCTCGACCTGGTCCGCCAGGCCCGGCCGGCCCGGCTTCGCAATGTCCTGATCCTGGCCCGGGGGCGGGGCGGCTTCAACAGCGCTCTGGTCCTCTCCGCGCCGCCGACGGCCCTGAGCCACCACTGA
- a CDS encoding acyl carrier protein, with protein sequence MTTHEMTLQELRDILLECAGAEEGIDLAGDIADRGFDELGYDSLALLEMAAKIEQTREVRIPDDAVSGLRTPRSVLDLVNSEAAAVPAVSAAAAAATPGADR encoded by the coding sequence ATGACCACACACGAGATGACCTTGCAGGAGCTGCGCGACATCCTGCTGGAGTGCGCCGGCGCCGAGGAGGGGATCGACCTGGCCGGCGACATCGCCGACCGCGGCTTCGACGAGCTCGGCTACGACTCGCTGGCGCTGCTGGAGATGGCGGCCAAGATCGAGCAGACCCGCGAGGTGAGGATCCCCGACGACGCGGTCTCCGGCCTGCGCACCCCGCGCTCGGTCCTGGACCTGGTGAACAGCGAGGCGGCAGCCGTGCCGGCCGTGTCGGCCGCGGCAGCCGCGGCGACTCCGGGGGCGGACCGGTGA
- a CDS encoding aromatase/cyclase: MSGADASGGPGPGTPVRTTHTIRASAPAQTVYGLLAAAGNWPAVFEPTVFVDPLEHGPVAGGVTFERFRLWATVNGQVVSWSSRRELDPGSRLITFRQEHSTPPIASMSGSWHVEERGAEASDVTLVHEFTTVDGSEQSARWITAALDRNSTAELGQLARLAALDAAHEAGGALVDSFEDVFDIDAPPAAVYEFLDRGDLWHERLPHVEESVLTISEDGAQHLALTTVTPDGDRHHTASTRIRVDASRLAYKQEKTPEILLGHAGLWTIAPLDGGARTRATSRHTFTLRPDALERVLGAGTTVAAARAHMREALGANSRATLEHAAKFAS; encoded by the coding sequence GTGAGCGGCGCCGACGCCTCCGGCGGCCCGGGCCCGGGCACGCCGGTGCGCACCACGCACACGATCCGGGCCTCGGCACCGGCCCAGACCGTCTACGGGCTGCTGGCCGCCGCCGGCAACTGGCCGGCGGTCTTCGAGCCCACGGTGTTCGTCGACCCGCTGGAGCACGGCCCGGTGGCCGGCGGCGTCACCTTCGAGCGCTTCCGGTTGTGGGCCACGGTGAACGGCCAGGTCGTGTCCTGGTCCTCGCGCCGCGAACTGGACCCGGGCAGCCGGCTGATCACGTTCCGGCAGGAGCACAGCACACCGCCGATCGCGTCGATGTCAGGGAGCTGGCACGTCGAGGAACGCGGCGCCGAGGCCAGCGACGTCACGCTGGTCCACGAGTTCACGACCGTCGACGGCAGCGAGCAGTCCGCGCGGTGGATCACCGCGGCCCTGGACCGCAACAGCACCGCCGAGCTCGGCCAGCTCGCACGGCTGGCCGCGCTGGACGCCGCGCACGAGGCCGGCGGCGCGCTCGTGGACTCCTTCGAGGACGTCTTCGACATCGACGCCCCGCCGGCGGCGGTGTACGAGTTCCTCGACCGCGGCGACCTGTGGCACGAGCGGCTGCCGCACGTCGAGGAATCGGTGCTGACCATCAGCGAGGACGGCGCGCAGCACCTGGCGCTGACCACGGTGACGCCGGACGGCGACCGGCACCACACGGCGTCCACGCGGATCCGCGTCGACGCCTCGCGACTGGCGTACAAGCAGGAGAAGACGCCGGAGATCCTGCTCGGGCACGCGGGCCTGTGGACCATCGCGCCGCTGGACGGCGGAGCGCGGACGCGCGCCACCTCACGGCACACGTTCACGCTGCGTCCGGACGCACTGGAGCGGGTGCTCGGCGCGGGGACGACGGTCGCGGCGGCGCGGGCGCACATGCGCGAGGCGCTGGGGGCGAACAGTCGGGCGACGTTGGAGCACGCGGCGAAGTTCGCTTCCTGA
- a CDS encoding acyl-CoA dehydrogenase family protein, with protein MAAEHSAETEAARDLAPEVVAAVVEAGFARFYVPSRFGGGVAPDAAPDYRGLVEAVAAVGLGCASTAWFASLTASLGRMAAFLADSAQEAVWGDGPDPVVVGALMPAGKAAREGDGWRLSGAWPYVSGVTSSDWALLCAMAEGDEGAKPHARFFAVPRSAYTITESWFSVGMRGTGSNTVTVRDVRVAADFTVTREALLAGQGPDAAPAYRAPLRSINGLTFAAPLLGAARAALNAHTASLAAKPAPLADDAAALIGRVDGEIEAAAALLDRVASAAERGEHSPDEVARATRDCALAAELLPAAIDRLVRASGTSAMAETSALQRFWRDLNVGSSHIVLKQHPAAAAYGAALVKKAGAR; from the coding sequence TTGGCCGCTGAGCATTCCGCCGAGACCGAAGCGGCTCGGGACCTGGCGCCGGAGGTGGTCGCGGCGGTCGTCGAGGCCGGCTTCGCGCGCTTCTACGTTCCCTCGCGTTTCGGGGGCGGCGTCGCGCCGGACGCCGCGCCGGACTATCGCGGCCTGGTCGAGGCCGTCGCCGCGGTCGGTCTCGGATGTGCCTCCACCGCGTGGTTCGCTTCGCTCACCGCGAGTCTGGGGCGGATGGCCGCGTTCCTGGCGGATTCCGCGCAGGAGGCGGTGTGGGGTGACGGGCCGGATCCGGTCGTCGTCGGGGCGCTGATGCCTGCTGGGAAGGCTGCTCGCGAGGGTGACGGGTGGCGGCTCAGTGGTGCCTGGCCTTATGTCAGTGGTGTGACGTCCTCGGACTGGGCTCTGCTGTGCGCGATGGCCGAGGGTGATGAGGGGGCGAAGCCGCACGCGCGGTTCTTCGCTGTCCCGCGCTCGGCTTACACGATCACCGAGAGCTGGTTCAGCGTCGGGATGCGGGGAACCGGGAGCAACACGGTCACGGTTCGGGACGTGCGTGTCGCCGCTGACTTCACCGTCACCCGCGAGGCGCTGCTCGCCGGGCAGGGACCGGACGCGGCGCCGGCCTATCGGGCTCCGCTGCGCTCCATCAATGGTCTGACATTCGCGGCGCCGCTGCTGGGTGCCGCGCGCGCCGCGCTGAACGCGCACACCGCCTCGCTGGCCGCCAAGCCCGCGCCGCTCGCCGACGACGCCGCCGCGCTGATCGGCCGGGTCGACGGTGAGATCGAGGCCGCCGCGGCGTTGCTGGACCGGGTGGCTTCGGCTGCCGAGCGCGGCGAGCACTCCCCCGACGAGGTCGCGCGCGCCACCCGGGACTGCGCGCTGGCCGCCGAGCTGCTGCCGGCCGCGATCGACCGGCTGGTACGCGCCTCGGGCACCTCGGCGATGGCCGAGACCTCGGCGCTGCAACGGTTCTGGCGCGACCTCAACGTCGGCTCCAGCCACATCGTGCTGAAGCAGCATCCCGCGGCCGCGGCCTACGGCGCGGCCCTCGTGAAGAAGGCAGGTGCGCGGTGA
- a CDS encoding antibiotic biosynthesis monooxygenase family protein, with translation MTNGEDDFVATVVIPVADADKARELIEAMAEDVRQWVRHLPGFVSANYHISLDGKRVFNYARWTNEKAYLDGFRADPRSAAMREQILALAEGGPEMVGYQPVRSVVAG, from the coding sequence GTGACGAACGGCGAGGACGACTTCGTGGCCACCGTCGTGATCCCGGTGGCCGACGCGGACAAGGCGCGCGAACTGATCGAGGCGATGGCCGAGGACGTGCGCCAGTGGGTCCGGCACCTCCCGGGCTTCGTGTCCGCGAACTACCACATCAGCCTGGACGGCAAGCGGGTGTTCAACTACGCGCGCTGGACGAACGAGAAGGCCTACCTCGACGGCTTCCGCGCCGACCCGCGCAGCGCCGCGATGCGGGAGCAGATTCTGGCGCTGGCCGAGGGCGGACCGGAGATGGTCGGGTACCAGCCGGTGCGGTCGGTGGTGGCGGGCTGA